A genomic window from Anas platyrhynchos isolate ZD024472 breed Pekin duck chromosome 13, IASCAAS_PekinDuck_T2T, whole genome shotgun sequence includes:
- the KBTBD12 gene encoding kelch repeat and BTB domain-containing protein 12, producing MDRKTEEKRKQHHSLTLLEQVKRMKESTEIVDVVLVAEGEKFPCHKVVLAAFSPYFKAMFTCGLAECTQREVVLYDISAESVSVILHYMYSADLHLTNQNVQTVALAAYFMQMEEVCNVCQKYMMDHMDASNCVGIYYFANHIGAEDLCDQAKKYLYQHFAEVSLQEEILEIEVQQLLSLIKSDDLNVSREESILDLVIRWVNHSRKSRVEYLIELLKQVRLVLVSPSFLVEARKRNTMILCNSECNDMFEEALKTIKLVSQPSLSLRYGMETTDLLLCIGNNSLGIRSRHGSYADASFCYAPATKKTYFISSPKYGEGLGSVCTGVVTENNDIIVAGEASAAKMSRQKNRNIEIYRYHQRGNQFWHSLCSSQLRELYALGTVHNDLYVIGGQMKMKNQYQVTNCVEKYSMEKGTWRSTAPLPVPLACHVVVTMKNKLYVLGGWTPQMDLPDDEPDRLSNRTFQYDPGQDKWTERAPMKYSKYRFSAAVVNSEIYVLGGIGCLGRDRGQTRNCLDAVEIYNPDGDFWRDGPPMPSPLLSLRTNSSCAGSVEGKLYLCGGFHGAARHEVITKEILELDTWENQWNVVAINVLMHDSYDVCLVARLNPRDLIPPPPDLVDQ from the exons ATGGATCGTAAGActgaggagaagagaaagcagcaccATAGCTTGACTTTGTTGGAACAAGTAAAGAGAATGAAGGAATCAACAGAGATAGTTGATGTGGTGCTAGTTGCAGAAGGTGAGAAATTCCCCTGCCATAAGGTGGTCCTGGCTGCCTTCAGTCCTTATTTCAAAGCCATGTTTACCTGTGGCTTGGCTGAGTGCACCCAAAGAGAAGTGGTGCTGTATGACATCTCTGCAGAGAGCGTGTCCGTGATACTCCACTACATGTACAGCGCGGATTTGCACCTCACTAACCAGAACGTGCAGACTGTTGCCCTGGCTGCGTATTTCATGCAGATGGAAGAGGTTTGCAATGTGTGTCAGAAGTACATGATGGACCACATGGACGCTTCCAACTGTGTGGGCATCTACTACTTCGCAAATCACATTGGGGCAGAAGATTTATGTGATCAGGCGAAGAAATACCTGTATCAGCACTTTGCTGAGGTGAGCTTACAGGAAGAAATATTAGAGATTGAAGTCCAGCAGCTGTTGTCTCTCATAAAATCAGATGACCTGAATGTTTCCAGGGAGGAGAGCATTCTGGACCTTGTCATTAGATGGGTAAACCACAGCAGAAAGTCACGGGTAGAGTACCTTATTGAACTCCTGAAACAAGTGAGACTGGTGCTTGTCAGCCCATCCTTTCTCGTGGAAGCCCGCAAAAGGAACACCATGATCCTGTGCAATTCAGAATGCAATGATATGTTTGAGGAAGCGCTGAAAACCATCAAGCTAGTCAGCCAACCTTCTCTCAGCCTGCGATATGGCATGGAGACAACTGATCTCTTACTCTGCATCGGCAACAATTCCCTTGGCATTAGGTCAAGGCATGGGAGCTACGCAGATGCCAGTTTTTGTTATGCTCCTGCAACAAAAAAGActtatttcatttcctctccAAAGTACGGAGAGGGTTTAGGAAGTGTTTGCACTGGTGTTGTCACTGAGAATAATGATATTATTGTGGCAGGAGAGGCCAGCGCCGCCAAAATGTCTAGACAAAAAAACAGGAACATCGAAATTTATAG ATACCACCAGCGAGGAAACCAGTTTTGGCACAGCCTGTGCAGCTCTCAGCTCCGTGAACTCTATGCATTGGGTACTGTCCATAACGATCTCTATGTAATTGGAgggcaaatgaaaatgaaaaatcaatacCAGGTCACCAACTGTGTGGAGAAATATTCCATGGAGAAAGGTACCTGGAGAAGCACAGCACCTCTGCCGGTACCATTAGCCTGCCATGTGGTGGTGACAATGAAGAATAAGCTGTACGTGCTGGGTGGCTGGACACCACAG ATGGATCTGCCTGACGATGAGCCGGATCGATTAAGTAACAGAACGTTTCAGTACGACCCAGGCCAAGACAAATGGACAGAGCGCGCACCAATGAAGTACTCCAAATACCGCTTCAGCGCTGCCGTGGTCAACAGTGAGATTTATGTCCTGG GAGGAATTGGATGCCTTGGTCGTGACAGGGGGCAGACACGGAACTGCCTTGATGCAGTGGAGATTTATAACCCTGATGGAGACTTCTGGAGGGATGGACCTCCTATgccttctcccctcctctccttaCGAACAAACTCTAGCTGTGCAGGCTCAGTGGAAGGGAAGCTGTACCTCTGTGGAGGATTTCATGGAGCAG